A DNA window from Staphylococcus warneri contains the following coding sequences:
- a CDS encoding RrF2 family transcriptional regulator, whose translation MKISKHFEQGIYVLLILATQEGQGAVKSQTLSEKLEVSDSSLKKILRKLVVADLITSNASKDGGFQLNRSIEDITLKDVIEAISNGDVIEYEISHLSRRIFFNDQHIKDSEMKVKQQLNYAIQAFNEKLNELPLVELLEDEYFKHKLVDWNDNDRTEQ comes from the coding sequence ATGAAAATAAGTAAACATTTTGAACAAGGTATTTATGTGTTACTTATTTTGGCAACTCAAGAAGGTCAAGGCGCCGTTAAGAGTCAAACATTAAGTGAAAAATTGGAAGTATCAGATTCTTCATTGAAGAAGATTTTGAGAAAATTAGTTGTTGCAGATTTAATCACATCAAATGCTAGTAAAGATGGTGGATTTCAACTTAATCGATCAATTGAAGATATTACTTTAAAAGATGTCATAGAGGCTATAAGTAATGGAGATGTCATTGAATATGAAATTTCTCATTTATCAAGAAGGATATTTTTTAATGATCAGCATATAAAAGATAGTGAGATGAAAGTGAAACAACAACTTAATTACGCTATTCAAGCATTTAACGAAAAATTAAATGAATTGCCTCTTGTGGAATTATTAGAAGATGAATATTTTAAACATAAACTTGTAGATTGGAATGATAATGATCGTACAGAACAATAA
- a CDS encoding NAD-dependent epimerase/dehydratase family protein, whose product MKAIILGGNGLVGRELTRQWLKRDQDIEIYVVSRSGNNVISHKNVHNIKGDIQHVEQIKSQLPNQVDYVVDLIGGPEKDEQKLKALNLVPAEVTIKLADDLHAEYIGFLGASLGPKDFINIKKDIISKLKATNKKVSVVSPTIIYGDERQDTLGKLIPLFKVLGKVSKNMKPVHVTDVALALLKQLMK is encoded by the coding sequence ATGAAAGCAATTATTTTAGGTGGTAATGGATTAGTTGGTAGAGAACTCACAAGACAATGGTTAAAAAGAGATCAAGACATAGAAATATATGTTGTATCAAGAAGTGGAAATAATGTTATTTCTCATAAAAATGTGCATAATATTAAAGGTGATATACAACATGTTGAACAAATTAAATCACAGTTACCTAATCAAGTTGACTATGTAGTTGATTTGATTGGTGGACCAGAAAAAGATGAACAAAAATTAAAAGCGTTGAACTTAGTACCAGCAGAAGTAACAATAAAACTTGCCGATGATCTACACGCTGAGTATATTGGTTTTTTAGGAGCATCATTAGGTCCTAAAGATTTCATTAATATTAAAAAAGATATTATCTCAAAATTAAAAGCAACCAATAAAAAGGTTAGTGTCGTAAGTCCTACAATTATTTATGGAGACGAAAGACAGGATACACTTGGTAAATTAATACCGTTATTTAAAGTTTTAGGTAAAGTATCTAAAAATATGAAACCTGTACATGTGACTGATGTAGCGCTAGCATTGTTAAAACAACTTATGAAATAG
- a CDS encoding GNAT family N-acetyltransferase: MVVYIETERLKLRDWEESDLLPFQKMNANPQVRRYFPSLLSYRRSELDLKKMDQIIKDYGIGLFSVELKETNEWLGFIGLNYIPEDSEYPFKELPLYEIGWRLIPEVWGNGIATEGAEAVLRFAKEKGISKVYSFTAETNLPSRKVMEKIGMTFLDHFEFPNLSKYHPLKRHVRYEIDL, translated from the coding sequence ATGGTTGTTTATATTGAGACGGAGCGTTTAAAGCTACGAGATTGGGAAGAAAGTGATTTACTACCTTTTCAAAAGATGAATGCCAATCCACAGGTACGAAGATATTTTCCAAGTTTACTAAGTTATCGTCGTTCAGAACTTGATTTGAAGAAAATGGATCAAATTATTAAAGATTACGGTATAGGTTTATTTTCAGTGGAACTTAAAGAAACAAATGAGTGGCTTGGATTTATAGGATTAAATTACATTCCAGAGGATAGCGAGTATCCATTTAAAGAACTACCACTATATGAAATAGGTTGGCGCCTGATTCCTGAAGTTTGGGGAAATGGTATTGCGACAGAAGGTGCCGAAGCGGTGCTCCGATTTGCTAAAGAAAAAGGTATATCTAAAGTTTATAGTTTTACTGCTGAAACTAATTTACCATCAAGAAAAGTAATGGAAAAAATAGGGATGACATTCTTAGACCATTTTGAATTCCCAAATCTAAGTAAATATCATCCTTTGAAAAGACATGTGAGATATGAGATTGATTTATAA
- a CDS encoding SA0632 family lipoprotein: MKKWIILFLSATLMLSACGKSEEKASLEKSVDKLEKENKSLKAQKKKLTKQKDDLKDQQDKLQKEVDSTASSEASSTDSNDKDSEKQSNEDKSSSKSSLQQNDQQSTEEKDASKQTQNQSSTTTQSKNNPNQTSQQNSNNKASTNQSNQKQSSSTQ, encoded by the coding sequence ATGAAAAAGTGGATTATATTGTTTTTATCTGCAACATTGATGTTGTCTGCATGTGGTAAAAGTGAGGAAAAAGCTTCTTTAGAAAAGAGTGTAGACAAACTAGAAAAAGAAAATAAATCATTGAAAGCACAAAAGAAAAAGTTAACTAAACAAAAAGATGATTTAAAAGACCAACAAGATAAATTACAAAAAGAGGTAGATAGCACTGCCTCAAGTGAAGCAAGTAGTACTGATTCAAATGACAAAGATAGTGAAAAGCAAAGTAATGAAGACAAGTCATCATCTAAATCAAGTTTACAACAGAACGATCAACAATCAACTGAAGAAAAAGATGCAAGTAAACAAACTCAAAACCAGTCTTCCACGACAACTCAGTCTAAGAATAACCCAAATCAAACATCTCAACAGAATAGCAATAATAAGGCTAGTACAAATCAATCTAACCAAAAGCAATCCTCTTCAACACAATAG
- a CDS encoding GNAT family N-acetyltransferase — MRKLTLNHQTTINEVATIHEHLLENQEVNYKATQTSIALRYEMINARLRHTNDTILLLEHNQEIKGFIWGHYELQTKTVIIELLYVYPDYRRQGLAKQLKMAIEQWAKDIGAVSIQSTIHIKNEAMLNLNRQLGYDDTHIRMRKDLM; from the coding sequence ATGAGAAAGTTAACATTAAATCATCAAACAACGATTAATGAGGTAGCAACCATACATGAACATTTATTGGAAAATCAAGAAGTCAATTACAAAGCAACTCAGACATCTATCGCATTAAGATATGAAATGATTAATGCAAGATTGCGTCACACAAATGATACTATATTACTTCTAGAGCATAATCAGGAGATAAAAGGTTTTATCTGGGGACATTATGAGTTACAAACTAAAACTGTAATCATTGAATTATTATATGTATATCCAGATTATCGTCGTCAAGGACTCGCCAAACAACTCAAAATGGCGATAGAACAATGGGCTAAAGACATAGGGGCAGTATCGATTCAGAGTACAATTCATATCAAAAATGAAGCAATGCTTAATTTGAATCGTCAGTTAGGTTATGATGATACGCATATTAGGATGCGAAAAGATTTAATGTAG
- a CDS encoding DUF1129 family protein: MKSTAQLAKENNVKSLRLNNTDREIFENYMTYIRSDLSVNPHDSEVMLNRILKHLISAEDKGMLAMEFFNHNPKMHAKKQLKELPNETVKNIFKYIYQHFVLLIGIFCFLKGFIGFFIGGDSNYLYLYTFPITVIIGLFIIFLFIWMIFKTIQLQCFNNSNWVWLLTYAVIALLIVALFYVFFIPQSFLAFGPYINVSNWSFIIISIIITPISFYIDHHYFNKDANTIM, translated from the coding sequence ATGAAGTCTACTGCCCAATTAGCTAAAGAAAATAATGTAAAATCACTACGTTTAAATAATACAGATAGAGAAATATTTGAAAATTATATGACCTATATTCGCTCTGATTTAAGTGTGAATCCACATGATTCAGAAGTTATGTTGAATCGAATATTAAAGCATTTAATTAGTGCTGAAGATAAAGGTATGTTGGCAATGGAATTCTTTAACCACAATCCTAAAATGCACGCTAAAAAACAATTAAAAGAGCTGCCAAACGAAACAGTAAAAAATATATTTAAATATATCTATCAACATTTTGTATTATTAATAGGCATCTTTTGTTTTTTAAAAGGATTTATCGGATTCTTTATTGGTGGAGATAGTAACTATCTTTACCTATACACATTTCCAATCACTGTCATTATTGGCTTATTTATTATCTTCTTGTTTATTTGGATGATATTTAAAACGATTCAATTGCAGTGTTTTAACAATTCAAATTGGGTCTGGCTCTTAACCTATGCAGTGATTGCACTGTTAATCGTTGCGTTGTTTTACGTCTTTTTCATACCGCAATCTTTTCTAGCATTCGGACCATATATTAATGTAAGTAATTGGTCATTTATTATAATTTCTATCATTATTACTCCGATTTCATTTTATATTGATCATCATTATTTCAATAAAGATGCAAATACAATCATGTAA